From Clostridia bacterium, the proteins below share one genomic window:
- a CDS encoding hut operon positive regulator HutP — protein sequence MQGSKQAARAAIQMALTDSREEENQLKKTLSRQGIKAAAVDFGGEFLPSASKVVERAIVAAKREGIIKDTHADEGAIAGATREALSQLMPKALGFNVGGKIGMARIDDHVSVAVFFGIGLVHLDEVAIGLGHRAVP from the coding sequence ATGCAAGGCAGTAAACAAGCGGCGCGGGCTGCCATCCAGATGGCCCTGACGGATTCCCGGGAAGAGGAAAACCAGTTGAAAAAAACTCTCAGCCGGCAGGGCATTAAAGCAGCCGCAGTGGATTTTGGGGGCGAATTCTTGCCTTCAGCCTCGAAAGTGGTGGAAAGGGCCATTGTAGCGGCGAAACGGGAAGGTATTATCAAAGATACCCATGCCGATGAAGGAGCTATCGCCGGTGCCACCAGGGAGGCCTTATCGCAACTCATGCCTAAGGCATTGGGTTTCAATGTAGGGGGTAAAATAGGCATGGCCCGCATCGATGATCACGTCAGCGTGGCGGTCTTTTTCGGCATTGGGCTGGTTCATCTCGATGAAGTGGCCATTGGACTGGGGCACCGGGCGGTACCGTAA